AACGTATTTCCCCTAAATCTCAAGCTCACCCTGAAGTGAAACAGGATGTATTACAATCTTTGCGTAAGAAGGTAAATGAATATAAAGAGAAAGTAAACAACTACAAGCATTTTATGAACACTGAAGAGGGCTCTGGCCTTTTAAGTCGCCATGGCGTAAAACATAAGTGGACTTATAAAGATAAAGAACGACCTAGTATGCAAGAAATGGATTATAATTTAGTTCACTTATTAAATAGTTGGCTAAACTATAAATTATATCTGTTCAAAGGATATTATTATAATTCAAATGTAATATATCAGGAGCATAAAGATTCTGACAATATCCCTTTAGAAAATATAGATTTCAATTTTGATATATAAAATTACTAGCTTGGGAATTAAATCTACATTATAGGCCAAGTTCTCAAGTTAGCTTTCTATAGTATAGATGTTTCTAAATTTAAAATAAAAGCCAACTTATAAAAGGCTCTTCCCTTCACCCGATAATATCCACGCTCGCTCATACCTAATTCGTTATAAACCTCATAATCATACTTCTCTTCAAAGCCCATATAGCGTTCTATAATAATCTGCCGTTCCTTAAAAGATAAGCGATTAACTGCCTGCTGAACTCGTTTTAAAAAAGCATCTCGTTCCCTCTCATAATCAACTCTCTTGATAACAGCCTCCTCTGTAGAAGAATGATACTCATTTCCAAAGTGTGGAGGAACCAAAGAGTATGTTGCTGTAACCTTTGGAAGCTTTGTCTCTGGTACCTGCAGTAAGTATAATCGATACTTTTCCAGAATTCCCTCTACCGCTTTACGAGTCTTCTCACGATCAATTTTTGGTAAGGTAAAGGATAGTTGATTCATTACTTCTCCTCCTTCTTGTCTGCAACAAATCCATATCTTCTCACACAACGTTGAAACATACATAGATTTTGTTTTAACCACGGACAGCCTTTGCATTGCTTTACTGTCACTTTGACTTTCAATCTGATTTCCTCCTTTATAAAATAAAAAGAGGACACCAAACAAATGCTTTTTGCACTCATTCAGTGTCCTCCAGTGAGCTGGTAGAACTTATTTTTCTATAGACTTTAGGATAGATAAAAATAGTATTCTTCTTTTAGGTAGTAAAATAAAACTTATATATGAAATTCCTATTATGATAAAACTTAGAATTAACCACATATCCTTAAGTGTATTATAAAATTTGTGAATACCTATTAATTGAAATCCCCCTCCCTGCTCAGCTGATTTCAGAGCAAGTTGAAGATCAAAATTGTACTGTGCAATACTTAACACTGCAAAAAAAGAACAAATTACTGTTATAAAAGCTACTCCAAAACTGAATAGCAGCTTTAAGTATTCAGTCCATTTATTTTGGTTTAGTTCAATTTCCGTAATCATAACTTTTACTTCTTCAGTAGAAAGATTGCTTTTAATATACTTTCCAAAGATGAACTTATCATTTTGATTTTTAATTCTATGTCCTAGAGCCATTTTCTCCAACCTATTCAAGAATCCTAGAGCATTCTTACTTTTCTTTCTAACGTTGATGATATCAATCATCAAAACTCTTCCCCCTCATCAAACTTAACACGCCTTACCTTCTCCTACTGAGGAGTAACTCCGTCAAATTTCCTACTCTACTTTATTATACCAATCCAAACATATTTTTCATTTAATTTTTGCTCAGAAAATTAAAAAGACACTAAACAAATGTCATCCGTTCATTTAGTGGCCTTTTCCCTTTTTTACTATCACGACAAATAATATAGAAACTAAGAAAGTAAGTCATATTAATCTTCGTCTTCAACCCACAGTATCCCCATTTTATTGTGATCTATGATAATAACCCCCGTATCAAACGTAGATGATGAGATAGAACTCCATTCTTCGAGTCTAAAATGACCTGAGTCTTCGTCAAAATGAGCATTCGTATAATATTCTGCTTGAGAAGAAAGCAAACTTATAAAATAATCACAAAGCTCCCCAGCTATAGGTGTAGAATCCAGATCACTATCATAGGCTAAATCCATTGATAAGATATAGGTAATAATCCTTCTTGCCATTTGCTCATCTACTGAATCCCAATCATTTCCCAATCCTTGATATCCCAGTTGCTTAACAAAATGATTTATATCATCCAAAGAACTATGGTGAGTCCGTTCCCTCACGCTACAAGTCACTTTTCCTGCATCTCTCTTTGTAAATAATACGTCTCTAAATTCCCCGAAGTCTTTGAAAATCACACTAACTCCTCCCTTGATGTAGTTAGATAATCTTTTTATTTTTCCTTATCTAGCCTTTATGTAGAAGTTCATTGTATACCATAGACAGCTTTATTTCACATAAAACCGATTATCGTACGTAAAAAGCCATTGAAGATTTTTCCCCTTATCTTCTTGATTGTTGATTCTTCTTTATACAAAAAATTGCCCATAAAAAAGAGGGATACCGAAGCATCTCTCTTATCCCCTAAAATTAGGAAGGTTATTGTTAAGATGGAAGCCTACCTGCTTCAAAATGCGTTGCCATACTGGCAAAAGGACTTGACGGAAATATTCGACCAGCACCAGAAGATTGGAAGAAAACTTCCACTCTATCCCCAGCCTGTAATTCAACAATAGTAGTCACTGCTAAGTCTGAAGTTCCTATTCCGGGTACAAAACTCTCGTTATCTGTAGCTCTTAGAACGTTGTTTACAAAAATTTGCAGAGTAAGAGCGCTAGTTACATTTAAGTTATTAGGATTAAATGCTACACTCGCAGTAATAGAGTACATGCCACGTTGGTTTGGGACAAATGTAGCTGGAATTTGATATTCATTATTTAAATCAAACTCTACACCTGGATATAAAACTCTTAAAGGGACATTTGCAGCCACTGGCTGGATGGCAGTTCCAAGAGCTCTAAACCCTGATGATATGCACTCACACTGTGTATTATTTCCTCCTGGATTAACAAAATTATTGGGCATACTCTGTCCACCATTTACTACTGATTCTGGGTACCAGGGCATACTCCGACTATTATTTCTTCTTTTTCTCATAATATCACTCCTTTTTTGCTAGAATATGAATACTAATAGAATAGAGATAGGGACAAAGTGTACAATCTATTAAAAATGTGTCTTTATATTATACTTACTTCTGGTACATGCCTATCAATTTATATAATGTATGTATATATCATATTCATACTTAGTTTACATAATCCTTATTATCGGACACGAAAGAGGTTTAGCATCCTTTGGGCACCCATTTTTAAAAGGTTGGGCGTCTTTTAGACGCCCAACCTTTTTTTGTTACCATAATGATTGTTATCGGCATTGAAAAACGATCCTTAAATCGAAGATCCTTTTTGTTGTGCTACTTGTTATACTAATATATCAGGGGATCACATATTTTGTTGCATACCAAGACCCTTCGTGTCGAGTGGACATGAATGAAATAGGAGATAAATATTTCCGCATGATTAGCGCTAAACATGACATTACCGATATATGTTTGTGTAGCCCTCATTGCAATTACTTTGAATATGTTAAATACATCGTTTACTGAGTTAAGATATCAAGTATTTAAAGTAAATTCCCACTCGATTTTTTCTAGACTGCTTTAAATACTCTTGATTTATTCATTGTTCAGATAAATACGGAATCTTGATGCTATCCCTTATACTTTTCTACCTTTTAGTAAAGAAATGAAATCCGAATTCGGTAGAGAGATTTAATGGGTTACGAATCGTAAATTTCCAGTCGTTGAGACCAAATGCGAAATGTTGGTGGTACCCCTAACTTAAGTAGTCATAAAAAGATTGCATTTGAAATGCAGTCTTTTTATAACTAATACCCACGGGGATATATATCACTCGGGCAATATTGGGAGGTAGGTTTCCAACGACCATTTCTGCAATAATACCTCATATCACCAATACAAGTTGTGGACCCTTCTTGTTGACATGGGCCTATATCATCAGGAAAAGAACCATATTTGTGGCCATGGCTGTAGACCATAACCATATGGTGGCCATGTTGGTGTATTATCACTCTGACAATATTGGGAGGTAGGTCTCCAACGACCATTTCTACAATAATACCTTATATCACCAATGCAAGTTGTGGACCCTTCTCGACATGGACCTATATCATCAGAAAAAGAACCATATGGTGGCCATGTTGGTGTATTATCACTCTGACAATACTGGGAGGTAGGTCTCCAACGACCATTTCTACAATAATACCTTATATCACCAATGCAAGTTGTGGACCCTTCTCGACATGGGCCTATATCATCAGAAAAAGAACCATATTGTCGCCATGGCTGTGGACCATAAGCAATTTCTTTTCTGTAAAATTCTTCACTCATTTTATCGCCTCCTATTGTCTTGGGTATTTCCCTAAATAGTGTATTATATAATCTATTTTGAGTGCTTTGTCTCTATTTAATTAGGCTTAATGAAGAAGATGCAATTCGAAACGCATGAGGAAGACCATGCGTTTTTCATCAAAGAAAAATACTTATTTTAAGGGGATAGTAACAAGTTTTTAGACCAATACATATATATAATAGGAAATCTCCATAAATTCACCAAAATTTAGCTATGTTGAAAAACAGAGAGGTCCCACTCCAACCTCTCTGTTCTTATGTTGTAATATAGAATAATTGATACTTTATTGAGCAAACTACTTACGATGCGATATAGCATCGCTCTATGACATCTCATTTTGTAACAGAAAAACCTACTGTGCATGGGGTCAGTCCCCATGGTCAGTAGGTTTTTCTGTTTTTTTAAATGTATACCCTATTCATTTTTAGTTAACATAATTCTCGTTATCGGAAATTTTTTTGTTATTTAATGCTGTACATGCAATTAAATTACAGCTTAAGTCTTACTATGTTTTAGGTCTATGAACGCTTACTTTTACGTTATATACCATTTACAATAATTAGGAAGTAATCGACATAGGGAGGTTTATATGAAAAGTAAACTATTAAGCGTAATCACTATTGTGATGGTAATCCTGAATTGAAGCTATTTAGAGGAGAAAAGCTACTTGTAATGATTAGTTTGCTTGGATTTGTGCTTGCAATTGGAATTGCTCTTTATGCTTATATATTTGGGAATGTGGTTTTGCCAGAAGGAAACTTAGAACGTGCATTTTCCTTTGATGTAGCACTGGCATTGTTTCTTTTGTCCATAGCAGCCATTTTACCACTATCGGGTCTAAGTTCACGCAAACGTGCTGCTATTCGTTGGTTTTTTATACCTGCCATACTCTATGCCTATGCGATCGAAACAATTCAGCACTTTCGAGGGATTAATCCTCGATTTTCAAGAGTTGCTTCTAACACAGTCGAATCAATTGCTGGTAATTTATTCGCGCTTGATTCACTATTGATTATGATTGTAGTTGTGCTGCTTGCTATCTCTTTTTATCGAAAAAGACAGACGAATGAACGTCCACTTGTAGTACTAGGCATCCGGTATGCGTTTTTATCCATCATGTTTGCCTTTGCCGCTGGATTATGGATGAGCGTTCTCCAAAGT
This sequence is a window from Priestia filamentosa. Protein-coding genes within it:
- a CDS encoding ArpU family phage packaging/lysis transcriptional regulator; this encodes MNQLSFTLPKIDREKTRKAVEGILEKYRLYLLQVPETKLPKVTATYSLVPPHFGNEYHSSTEEAVIKRVDYERERDAFLKRVQQAVNRLSFKERQIIIERYMGFEEKYDYEVYNELGMSERGYYRVKGRAFYKLAFILNLETSIL